The Bombus huntii isolate Logan2020A chromosome 6, iyBomHunt1.1, whole genome shotgun sequence genome window below encodes:
- the LOC126867147 gene encoding serine protease inhibitor 88Ea-like isoform X2: MFFKPAMSVLPVLLLVTYVSAQCLTGNDSPPTMSVGSKKGVINSRFEFALDTLKKMSLIESRDNIFYSPHSLHQALTLAYFGARGTTEDSLKKALHLPNDLSKVDVQRYYAYENSLKNQGDQENSSRGYEYNSANRLWISSTRKVRDCMLDLFGDQLEKTDFHTNPNAVRDHINQWVSNMTKGHIRDLLPVNSIGVDTDLVLANAVYFKGLWESRFNPTNSKKDIFYISNSQHSMTTFMKQSGHFNHLVSEVLGAHVLELPYKGNEISMFVLLPPSVSVAKSTADVEQNGERDSVRQLIERISTELGSTELRDLLDSGIPPQQVDVILPRFEVEKDLPISTLLHAIGAGELVMPNAADLRGFVKDGENPLHLGDAVHRARIEVTEEGTTAAAATALYTFRSGRPLQPAIFNANHPFLYFIYEKPTRTILFSGIYRTPNTPQNTAETSA; this comes from the exons ATGTTTTTCAAACCG GCAATGTCGGTGTTACCAGTTCTATTGCTGGTAACTTACGTATCAGCACAATGTCTCACCGGAAACGACAGTCCTCCGACGATGAGCGTTGGCTCGAAGAAAGGTGTGATCAACTCGAGATTCGAATTCGCTCTCGATACTCTTAAGAAGATGTCTTTGATCGAATCACGCGACAACATCTTCTACAGTCCGCATAGTCTTCACCAGGCTCTGACCTTGGCGTACTTCGGTGCTCGAGGCACCACCGAGGACTCCTTAAAAAAAGCCTTGCACTTACCTAACGATCTGTCCAAGGTCGATGTGCAACGATATTATGCTTACGAGAATTCCCTCAAAAATCAAGGTGACCAAGAG AATTCATCACGAGGTTACGAGTATAACTCAGCGAATCGATTATGGATATCGAGCACGAGAAAGGTACGAGATTGTATGTTGGACTTATTTGGAGACCAACTGGAAAAGACTGATTTTCATACTAATCCAAACGCGGTTCGTGATCACATTAATCAATGGGTGAGCAACATGACCAAAGGACATATCCGCGATCTTCTTCCTGTTAACAGTATTGGAGTAGATACTGATTTGGTCCTGGCTAACGCAGTATACTTCAAAGGTCTTTGGGAAAGTCGTTTCAATCCAACTAATTctaagaaagatattttctacatttcgAACTCTCAACATTCCATGACTACATTCATGAAGCAGTCAGGACATTTCAATCATC TCGTTTCCGAAGTACTTGGCGCGCACGTGCTAGAACTGCCGTATAAAGGCAACGAAATCTCAATGTTCGTCCTTCTCCCACCATCTGTTTCCGTCGCAAAATCCACCGCTGACGTTGAGCAAAACGGGGAAAGAGACAGTGTTCGTCAACTGATAGAACGCATTTCCACCGAATTAGGATCCACAGAACTCCGCGATCTCTTGGATTCCGGTATACCACCTCAACAAGTCGATGTTATCTTACCGCGATTTGAAGTCGAAAAGGATCTTCCAATAAGCACGCTGCTTCATGCAATCGGTGCAGGCGAATTGGTAATGCCTAATGCTGCCGATCTTCGAGGTTTCGTTAAGGATGGTGAAAATCCATTGCATTTGGGCGACGCTGTCCATCGTGCGCGAATCGAAGTCACTGAAGAGGGCACCACTGCAGCTGCAGCTACTGCTCTCTACACTTTCCGATCTGGACGACCATTGCAACCGGCAATTTTTAATGCGAATCATCCTTTCTTGTATTTCATCTATGAGAAACCAACTCGTACTATTTTATTCAGTGGAATTTATCGTACACCTAATACTCCACAAAATACCGCGGAGACATCAGCTTGA
- the LOC126867147 gene encoding serine protease inhibitor 88Ea-like isoform X1 has product MLVRNLQAMSVLPVLLLVTYVSAQCLTGNDSPPTMSVGSKKGVINSRFEFALDTLKKMSLIESRDNIFYSPHSLHQALTLAYFGARGTTEDSLKKALHLPNDLSKVDVQRYYAYENSLKNQGDQENSSRGYEYNSANRLWISSTRKVRDCMLDLFGDQLEKTDFHTNPNAVRDHINQWVSNMTKGHIRDLLPVNSIGVDTDLVLANAVYFKGLWESRFNPTNSKKDIFYISNSQHSMTTFMKQSGHFNHLVSEVLGAHVLELPYKGNEISMFVLLPPSVSVAKSTADVEQNGERDSVRQLIERISTELGSTELRDLLDSGIPPQQVDVILPRFEVEKDLPISTLLHAIGAGELVMPNAADLRGFVKDGENPLHLGDAVHRARIEVTEEGTTAAAATALYTFRSGRPLQPAIFNANHPFLYFIYEKPTRTILFSGIYRTPNTPQNTAETSA; this is encoded by the exons ATGTTGGTGAGAAATTTACAG GCAATGTCGGTGTTACCAGTTCTATTGCTGGTAACTTACGTATCAGCACAATGTCTCACCGGAAACGACAGTCCTCCGACGATGAGCGTTGGCTCGAAGAAAGGTGTGATCAACTCGAGATTCGAATTCGCTCTCGATACTCTTAAGAAGATGTCTTTGATCGAATCACGCGACAACATCTTCTACAGTCCGCATAGTCTTCACCAGGCTCTGACCTTGGCGTACTTCGGTGCTCGAGGCACCACCGAGGACTCCTTAAAAAAAGCCTTGCACTTACCTAACGATCTGTCCAAGGTCGATGTGCAACGATATTATGCTTACGAGAATTCCCTCAAAAATCAAGGTGACCAAGAG AATTCATCACGAGGTTACGAGTATAACTCAGCGAATCGATTATGGATATCGAGCACGAGAAAGGTACGAGATTGTATGTTGGACTTATTTGGAGACCAACTGGAAAAGACTGATTTTCATACTAATCCAAACGCGGTTCGTGATCACATTAATCAATGGGTGAGCAACATGACCAAAGGACATATCCGCGATCTTCTTCCTGTTAACAGTATTGGAGTAGATACTGATTTGGTCCTGGCTAACGCAGTATACTTCAAAGGTCTTTGGGAAAGTCGTTTCAATCCAACTAATTctaagaaagatattttctacatttcgAACTCTCAACATTCCATGACTACATTCATGAAGCAGTCAGGACATTTCAATCATC TCGTTTCCGAAGTACTTGGCGCGCACGTGCTAGAACTGCCGTATAAAGGCAACGAAATCTCAATGTTCGTCCTTCTCCCACCATCTGTTTCCGTCGCAAAATCCACCGCTGACGTTGAGCAAAACGGGGAAAGAGACAGTGTTCGTCAACTGATAGAACGCATTTCCACCGAATTAGGATCCACAGAACTCCGCGATCTCTTGGATTCCGGTATACCACCTCAACAAGTCGATGTTATCTTACCGCGATTTGAAGTCGAAAAGGATCTTCCAATAAGCACGCTGCTTCATGCAATCGGTGCAGGCGAATTGGTAATGCCTAATGCTGCCGATCTTCGAGGTTTCGTTAAGGATGGTGAAAATCCATTGCATTTGGGCGACGCTGTCCATCGTGCGCGAATCGAAGTCACTGAAGAGGGCACCACTGCAGCTGCAGCTACTGCTCTCTACACTTTCCGATCTGGACGACCATTGCAACCGGCAATTTTTAATGCGAATCATCCTTTCTTGTATTTCATCTATGAGAAACCAACTCGTACTATTTTATTCAGTGGAATTTATCGTACACCTAATACTCCACAAAATACCGCGGAGACATCAGCTTGA